In Paraglaciecola sp. T6c, the sequence CTGTTTAGCAACACTTGCTCGGCGCCGAACATCTCCGGTGTTTCTGTGAGTATGACTCTGCCACCAAAGCGGGTTAATTTATCTGATACTCTGCCCACGATGGCATTGGCGGTTAGTCCGCTAAAACCGTCTGAACCACCACACTTCATGCCCAAGGTTAAAGACGAAACAGGTACCTCTTCTCGCTGATCCTCAGCCATCACATCTAAAAGCTCTTCCACCAGGGCTAAGCCAACTTGCACTTCATCTTCGACTTCTTGTGAATTGAAATAGCGTAAGCGACTAGGGTCAATATTAGGTGTTGCGCGGATCAGTGCATCAAGTTGATTGTTTTCACAGCCTAAACCAATAACGAGCACCCCACCTGCATTCGGGTTTTGCATTAAACTGGCGAGTATATTTCGCGTATTGTTTAAATCGTCACCCAACTGTGAGCAACCAAAAGGATGGGTGTTGGCAATAAAGTCATCCGCCCGAGATGAAAATTGCCTTTTCGCTAATTCCGCAATGCGATTTGCTGCTTGATTAACACAACCAACTGTATTGATTATCCATACTTCGTTTCTGACCCCCACATGACCAGACCGACGCTTATAACCGTTAAACGTGGGTATGGCGGTTATTGCCTGAGCGGGTGTTATCGAGGGGGCATAATGATAGGTTTCTGAGCCATCTAGATCCGTCGCCAGATTATGGCTATGAATGTGCGCACCTTTATTCACGGCCTGAGTAGTACTGCCAATCCCATAACCATATTTGACCACAGCCTCACCTTTCGCAAAGTCGCGCATCGCAATTTTGTGCCCGGCTTTGATATTTTCTTGTAATGTTAGCTTTGTGTCACTGTAACTGACTTGCTGACCGTCAAGTAAGTCTTTAAGGGCGATTAGAACATTGTCTTGTTCATGTACTTGAAGCACAGCACGCTGTCCTTGCTCGGCATTCTCTAACAGTTCTTTATTGATTAATTCCTGCATATCCCACCTCGAAATATATTTTTATATAAAATACACTATTTATATGTGAAAAATCTACCAATTGGTGTAGGTTTGAATTTAATAATGGATTTCGAGCACAGATATGTCGACATGATAGGGATTTAAGTTTAAAGTAATTGAAATGTAAATTTTAGTTAAACCAATTGTTGCGGTATTTTTGTTTGCATATAAAAAAAGAATACTACTTATAAAAAGAAAGGGGGATGGAATGTCAAGCGGGATGGAGCAGACAGCCGAAGCGGTATCAGTACAGAAAAACCAGGGGAGCAAACCCCAAATATTAGAAGCAAAATATATTGTCCCATTCCTGTTGGTTGCCTCGCTATTTCCGTTATGGGGCTTTGCAAATGACGTGACTAACCCATTAGTAAAAGCGTTCAAAGATATTTTCATGATTTCTAACGCGCAAAGTAGTTTGGTGCAATTTGCCTTCTACTTGGGCTACGGAGTGATGGCAATACCTGCGGCAATTTTTATTCGTCGATTCTCATATAAATCCGGTATTTTGCTCGGCTTAGGGTTATACGCCATTGGCGCTAGTCTCTTTATACCCGCATCGATATACATGGAGTTTTCTTACTTTTTAGCGGCATTGTGGATCTTAACATGCGGTTTGGCGTTACTAGAAACAACGGCCAATCCTTACGTGTTGTCTATGGGACATCCCGATACATCGACTCAGCGTTTGAACTTGGCTCAAGCGTTTAATCCTATCGGCTCATTAACAGGTATGTTCGTCGCCAGTAGCTATATTCTTAGTGAGCTACGGGTTGAAGCTTTTAGAGAGCAAGAAAAAGCCGCTCACCCAGAGTATGCGCAAATGTTGCCATCAGAGGTCGACGGCAAGTTAACCAATGCATTATATGACTTTGCGCAAAACAATCCGGTAGAGCATCAGGCGATGCAAGCGGCTGATCTCATTACTGTTCGTGGGCCGTATGTGGCTATTGCAGTTGTGGTTGCGATTGTGTTCTTTGTATTTCTACTAAGTAAATTGCCTAAAACCATGGCGCATGCGACGCCCTTAACCACGTCTGAATTAAAGAACACATTTCAGCGCTTATTTGCCAACAAATGTTATTTAGAGGGCGTGATCGCGCAAGCTTTCTATGTTGGGGCACAAATCATGTGCTGGACGTTCGTTATTCATTACGGCATGACATCAGTAGGGCTAAGTGCCTCTGAAGCACAAAGCTATAACATGGTGGCCATGGGAATATTTTTGGCTAGCCGCTTTATATGTACATTTTTACTCGGTTTCTTTAGGCCCGGGCAGCTGTTGATGTTGCTTGCTTTAGGTGGGTTTGTTTTGTCCCTAGGGACTATCTTCGTCGGAGGGTACACAGGGTTGTACTGCTTAATTGCTACCTCAGCGTGCATGTCGTTAATGTTCCCAACCATTTACGGTATTGCGCTCAAAGGAATGGGCGAAGATGCTAGCCTAGCGTCGGCTGGTTTAGTGATGGCAATAGTCGGTGGGGCGCTTATGCCTCCCATCCAAGGCTCTATGATTGATGGCGCTGCGCTTATCGACGGCATCCCGTCAGTGCAAACGTCATTCGTGCTGCCGCTCATTTGCTTTGCAATGATATGCCTGTACGGATATCGCGCTCACTATAAGTATGGTCGATAAACCAAAAGCATATATGAATACCTTAGCGCAGTTGTGCAGTGTGGCGCTGTGCGCAATAGGAGCTTGCTTGACGCGAGTGCTGTGAACGTTTAATAGCTGCAGCATTGGCAGTTGAAACAGGCACTCGTGTACACTGATTATTAAATATGAGAATCTTAATTTATATGTAATTTGTTATCTTATTGGGTTTTGCGTTGAATTCAGTATTAATTTTAACGCTAATTTCAGCGCTAGTTTCTAAGCTAGATTATCAATTCAATAAGGAAATGATGATATGCCTAACGTTAGATATGAAAACAAAAATCAATACGAAAAGACGAGATTAAGGATATAAAAACCCGTGTTACCCATCCCCCAGAACATTACCATTGTAGGGTTAAACGTTCATGGTTTACTCACCGCGCTAATGCTGCGTAAAGCCTATAACCCAGCTGTCACCAAGATTACCTTAGTGGGGCAGATAGAAGAAAATCAGCCCCCTAAAGTCATGTTAGCTGGTAGTGCCCTTAATACGCTTTTGGCGCATTTTGGTCAGTCAGAAGCACATTGGATGCAGCAAACAGACGCAACATTCAAATTGAGTAACCGTTATGTTGGCTTTAGCGAGACGCCTTTTAGTGTGGCCAATACATCCGAAGTTGATATCTTGCATCAGCCACTCATGCTTGAGCTGACAAAATTAAAACGCCAACATTATCAGCTCGATTTATCCTTAGATGATTTCTTTTTTAGCGCTGCGCTAGCGAAAAGGAATTTGTCCCCCAAGGCACAAGACTTTCCGTTTGAAACCCATTACCAATATCAGGTTGATACCGATAGTTTACTCATTTTACTGCAGAAAATAGCGGCGACAAACAGTATTGATATGCTGCAAAAATCACTGGAAACCTTGCAGCTTGACCCGCAAGGAAGGTTGAAACATGTTGAATGCGAAGGCCAGATACTAAGTGGAGATTACTTCTTCGATTGCACTGGTAGCGCGAAGTTGCTGATCGGAAACATGCCTGAGTTTCGTGAGGAAACCTTGCCTGAAGTAAGAATAAATGATCGGGTGTTAACCTTTACCGCATCGGCTAGAACCTGTGCCAGTGAGGTGATAACGACGGCGTTAGACTGCGGTTTTGTGCAACAATACTCCCTTCGAGGCTCAGTACATTTTCAGTATCATTACAGCAGTAAGTTCATTCAAGACGAGCAAGCGGTGCAAGTGCTGGGGCGACATATGTATCTGCAAGGGTATGACAATGTGTTGCAGCGCAATCTTAGTGCAAACCAGGCATGCTTAGTCTTTCAGCCGTGGAGCAAAAACTGTATCGCAATAGGCCCAGCTTGCGGCTTAACCCAAGGAACAGAAGATCATGAACTTGCCCATACATTCGCGATGCTGGAGCGTTTTGTCTCCAGTATTCAAAGCCCAGATGACGTGTCGGCGGTCGTGCAAGACTATAATGACAGAATTAAAAGTCGCTTTATATACATTCACTCGTTCCACAGCACGCTGCTACTGTTAAACGCCAGACGAAATTCGCCTTATTGGCAAACTCCTCAAGATCCCAACGCACTTACTCCCATAGGTAAAACGCTGTTTAGCCAATGGTTAAATGGTCAAGATCTTGAAGTGGAGCCTATTTGGGACATCAATGGAGCCAATGCTTGGTACGCGTTGTTTTCTGGCTTGGGGCACTACCCTAAAGATGATACTAAGCCCCATCCTCAAGCGGCGAGTATCCAAGATAACATTCAAGACATGGGTAGAAAGTTAAACGGTTGCTGCTTAAATTTTCAATCACACGAAAGCCAATTAGATGAAGGCCAATGCCATGCGAACGTCACTGCCGTTTAAAAAGATAATTATTATTGGCGGTGGAACCGCAGGGTGGATGAGTGCTTGTTACTTAGCCAAAATGTGGCACCAGCATGACGTAGAGATAAAGATCATTGAATCTGATGCCATAGGAACCATAGGCGTGGGGGAGGGAACAACCCCGTCGATTAAAGGCTTCTTTGAGCAACTCGGCATTGCCGCCAAAGAATGGATGCCGGCGTGTAATGCTACGTATAAAACGGGCATTCGATTCGTCAATTGGTCGTCTGATCCAAACTACAAGAGCTACTTTCACCCGTTTTATTCGCAGTTAGATGAATATTTTCAACATGAGTTTTTCCAAAACATTCAATTGAAGCATCGTGGATTTGATGTGCATGCCCACCCTGACCAATACCTACTAGCCAGTGAATTAGCGACCCAGCGCAAAGCGCCCATTGAGCCTGAACATTACCCATTTGATATGGCTTATGCCTATCACTTCGACGCAACCTTATTGGCGCAGTTTCTAAAGAAAAAGGCCCTAGAGTGGAATGTGACGCATCAGGTGGCAACCATCAGCGAGGTAAAGCAGAAGGATGATGGCAGCATCGCTAGCGTGGCAACAGAAGCCGGAGAAGAGTTCGAAGCTGATTTTTTTGTGGATTGCTCTGGTTTTCGTTCGCTGCTTTTAGGCAAGACCTTAAACGTACCCTACAACAGTTTTGCAGACAGTTTGTTAAATGACTCAGCGGTGACCATAGTAACTGACCGTGAAGACACGACGCCTTCGATGACCCTTTCAACTGCTCTTTCGTCAGGTTGGGCGTGGCGCATCCCTCTGACCAATCGTTTTGGCAACGGCTACGTGTTTAGTAGTCGTTTTCAGTCCCCAGAAGAGGCTGAAGAAGAATTCAGGCAGCATTTAGGGTTGCCTGAAGGTACCCAGTTTAACCATCTGAAAATGCGCGTTGGGCACTTCGCCAAAGGTTGGGATAAAAACGTGCTAGCCGTGGGGTTGTCTCAAGGTTTTATAGAGCCCTTAGAGGCAACCGCACTGCACTTTGCCACCCAGTCGGTTGTGGATTTCGTCAGCGCAATCGACAACAGCACAGACCACGATGGTTGTTCCAATCAAGCTGCCTATAACAATAAGTTAATGGATAGGTTTAGCTGCGTTCGTGATTATATTGAGTTGCATTATTTGGCGAATAGTCGCAACGACACCGCCTACTGGAAAGCCGCACGTAGTCATACACCGTCGCCGCGATTACAACGCATATTACAAACCTGGCACCAAGGGCAAAGTGTTCCGCGGGTATTAGATGAAGAATCAGTGAGTTTGCAACTTTTCGGCCATGAATCATGGTTGTGCTTACTTGCTGGGAAAGGCGTGTTTCCTAAAAGTGAACAGCCCCTAGAGGCTTTGCCCGCACCAATGCGTATTGATATGCAAAAAATTAAACACTTTGTTGAAACCAGTGCAAAACATTACCCACCCCATGACGACGCTCTGGCTGAGTTAACGCTAGGCTAACGATGGGCGCAACAGCGACACGACTGCGCGCGTAAGCCATGCGCCCGTATCTTATGCGGCCGTAACTTATGCGCCCGTAACC encodes:
- the fucP gene encoding L-fucose:H+ symporter permease, producing MSSGMEQTAEAVSVQKNQGSKPQILEAKYIVPFLLVASLFPLWGFANDVTNPLVKAFKDIFMISNAQSSLVQFAFYLGYGVMAIPAAIFIRRFSYKSGILLGLGLYAIGASLFIPASIYMEFSYFLAALWILTCGLALLETTANPYVLSMGHPDTSTQRLNLAQAFNPIGSLTGMFVASSYILSELRVEAFREQEKAAHPEYAQMLPSEVDGKLTNALYDFAQNNPVEHQAMQAADLITVRGPYVAIAVVVAIVFFVFLLSKLPKTMAHATPLTTSELKNTFQRLFANKCYLEGVIAQAFYVGAQIMCWTFVIHYGMTSVGLSASEAQSYNMVAMGIFLASRFICTFLLGFFRPGQLLMLLALGGFVLSLGTIFVGGYTGLYCLIATSACMSLMFPTIYGIALKGMGEDASLASAGLVMAIVGGALMPPIQGSMIDGAALIDGIPSVQTSFVLPLICFAMICLYGYRAHYKYGR
- a CDS encoding tryptophan 7-halogenase, with amino-acid sequence MLPIPQNITIVGLNVHGLLTALMLRKAYNPAVTKITLVGQIEENQPPKVMLAGSALNTLLAHFGQSEAHWMQQTDATFKLSNRYVGFSETPFSVANTSEVDILHQPLMLELTKLKRQHYQLDLSLDDFFFSAALAKRNLSPKAQDFPFETHYQYQVDTDSLLILLQKIAATNSIDMLQKSLETLQLDPQGRLKHVECEGQILSGDYFFDCTGSAKLLIGNMPEFREETLPEVRINDRVLTFTASARTCASEVITTALDCGFVQQYSLRGSVHFQYHYSSKFIQDEQAVQVLGRHMYLQGYDNVLQRNLSANQACLVFQPWSKNCIAIGPACGLTQGTEDHELAHTFAMLERFVSSIQSPDDVSAVVQDYNDRIKSRFIYIHSFHSTLLLLNARRNSPYWQTPQDPNALTPIGKTLFSQWLNGQDLEVEPIWDINGANAWYALFSGLGHYPKDDTKPHPQAASIQDNIQDMGRKLNGCCLNFQSHESQLDEGQCHANVTAV
- a CDS encoding tryptophan halogenase family protein gives rise to the protein MRTSLPFKKIIIIGGGTAGWMSACYLAKMWHQHDVEIKIIESDAIGTIGVGEGTTPSIKGFFEQLGIAAKEWMPACNATYKTGIRFVNWSSDPNYKSYFHPFYSQLDEYFQHEFFQNIQLKHRGFDVHAHPDQYLLASELATQRKAPIEPEHYPFDMAYAYHFDATLLAQFLKKKALEWNVTHQVATISEVKQKDDGSIASVATEAGEEFEADFFVDCSGFRSLLLGKTLNVPYNSFADSLLNDSAVTIVTDREDTTPSMTLSTALSSGWAWRIPLTNRFGNGYVFSSRFQSPEEAEEEFRQHLGLPEGTQFNHLKMRVGHFAKGWDKNVLAVGLSQGFIEPLEATALHFATQSVVDFVSAIDNSTDHDGCSNQAAYNNKLMDRFSCVRDYIELHYLANSRNDTAYWKAARSHTPSPRLQRILQTWHQGQSVPRVLDEESVSLQLFGHESWLCLLAGKGVFPKSEQPLEALPAPMRIDMQKIKHFVETSAKHYPPHDDALAELTLG
- a CDS encoding UxaA family hydrolase, which codes for MQELINKELLENAEQGQRAVLQVHEQDNVLIALKDLLDGQQVSYSDTKLTLQENIKAGHKIAMRDFAKGEAVVKYGYGIGSTTQAVNKGAHIHSHNLATDLDGSETYHYAPSITPAQAITAIPTFNGYKRRSGHVGVRNEVWIINTVGCVNQAANRIAELAKRQFSSRADDFIANTHPFGCSQLGDDLNNTRNILASLMQNPNAGGVLVIGLGCENNQLDALIRATPNIDPSRLRYFNSQEVEDEVQVGLALVEELLDVMAEDQREEVPVSSLTLGMKCGGSDGFSGLTANAIVGRVSDKLTRFGGRVILTETPEMFGAEQVLLNRANSKATFDNIVKLVNDFKQYFIAQNQPIYENPSPGNKAGGLTTLEEKSLGAIQKGGKAIINEVIDYGQRASTGQGMTLLQSPGNDAVSSTALAAAGANIVLFTTGRGTPLGFPVPTVKIASNSDLALRKKHWIDFNAGKILDENIDIDQCADALFDCILAVASGQKTRNEENENREMAIWKNGVTL